The Microbacterium sp. SORGH_AS_0862 region GGACGAAGCTCCACTGCGCGACGCTCGCCGGCTCCCCCGACACGTCGATGCGGGTCGGCGGGGTGTCGGCGTCGGCCGGCTTGAGCGAGGCGGTGTAGAGCACGCTCGCCCGGGCCCCCTGGGCCGACATGTCGGGGTCCGTGTAGGTGTAGCCGATGGTCTCGCCGCGATCGGCGGTCTGCAGGTCTTGGATGGGCCCCGTGCCGGGGAGCGGCAGCGAACGCTGTCCCGTCCCGTCGGGGTCGGTCACGATGAGCTCGTTCGAGCCGTCGTCGTCGACGACCGACATCACGAGGTGTGCACTCGTCGCGCGGAAGTCCTCGATGTGCCGGTGCGTGAAGACGGGGACGGCATCCTCGCCCGACAGCGAGGTTCGGAAGACGGTGTCGTGTTCGCCGTCCTCACCGCGCTGCAGCAGGTACACCGACAGCGGCGGGGTGTGGAAGCTCTCGGTGAGCGTGACGGCCGCATCCGAACCCTGCCCCGTGACACCCGCGATGGAGACCGTGTAGTCGGTGTCGTCGCGCAGGGGCAGCGTGAAGCGCACTCCGATGCTGCGGCCGGAGGTCTCGACCGCGAAGTCCGCGACGGGACTCACCGTCACCTGCGAGGGGTCGATCGAAGTGAGCGTCTGCGACGTGGTGAGGATCAGGCGTGAGCCGGACGTGGACACCGCCGCCTGTGGGTCGAACTGCACGTTCGTCACACGGGGGCCCTGGAGGGTCCCGACCGCTCCCGCGGCGGCGCCCGCGAGCGCCAGCACCGCGAGCACGATCGCGAACGCGCCGAGATACGCGCGGATGCGGCGGCGCCGGGACTGCTCGCGCCGCGAGGGGCGCCGGCCCTCAGTACTCATAGGGATCGCTCGGCTCGTCGATCGGCGTGACCTGTTCGGCGACGATCGCCAGCTGTCCGGATCCGGTCGCGCGCACCGTGCCCGAGACGGTGACCCACTGCCCCGTGGACGGCGCGGCCGCATCCGCCGAGATGGCCAGGCGCGCGGGTTGCGCATCGATCACGCAGTGCGTGATGACGAGACGGCTGAGATCGAACCCGCCGTCGGTGTCGCCGCTGACGAATCCCGTGAGCGTCACCGCATCGCCCTCGAACGCGTCGGGGTTGGTCGCCGTGGCGAACACCGCGGCCCAGTCCCCCACCCCGAACTTCGAGGTGTCGCCGGTCGAGGCGAGTGAGACCACATCCGATCCCGCGAACAACGGCGGCGCACCGACGTCGCGGGATGCGGCGAGCTCCGCCGAGAGGGATGCCGGCGGTAGCGCCAGCATCGTCACCACGACGCCCGACGCGAGAACGCCGCCCGCCACCGCGGCCACGGCGCCCGCCGACACCCGGCGTTCGTGGCCGTGATGCGGATGCTCCTCATCGGGGGCGTCGCCGTGGTCATGGCCGTGGTCGTCCTCCGCCCCGAGCGGCAGCACGAAGCTCAGCGCCGTTCCGACGAGCACGACCACGGCCATCCCGATCGCGAACCACGCCCCGTCCGGGTTGATGTACAGGCCGATGCGGCCGGTGACGGCCAGCACCAGGGTGATGACGGCCAAGGCTGCGGCAAGCCCCGCGCCCAGCCACCGGGTGAGAACGCTACGCAAGGAGATTCACCACCGCTCCGAGCGCGAAGGCGAACAACAGGACCGTGGTCACGATCCCGACGAGTGCGCGGGTGGAGAAGGTCGTGCGCAGCAGAGCGATCATCTTCACGTCCACCAGCGGACCCGTCACCAGGAAGGCGACCAGCGAGCCAGGGGTGAAGGTCGAGGCGAACGAGAGCGCGAAGAAGGCATCGATGTTCGAGCAGATGGAGACGACGATCGCGAGCATCATCATCGCCACGATCGACAGCACGGGGTTCGAACCGATCGCCAGCAGCGCGTTGCGCGGCACGAGCACCTGCACCGCGCCGGCGAGCGCGGAGCCGATCACGAGCGCGGGCATGACCGCGCGCAGCTCGACGAGGAACTGTGCCAGGGAGCGGCGCCCGCGGCCGCCGCGCTCGTGCACGACGACCTCGCACGTCGCGCGGAAACGATCGGTCAGCAGCGCGTCGGGTGAGGGGTGACGGCTGTAGAGCCACCCGATGAGGTTCGCCACCGCGTAGCCGCCCAGTAAGCGGGCGATGAGGATGCCGTCGCTGAAGCCGAAGGCCTGGTGCGTCGTGATGATCACGATGGGGTTCACGATCGGCGCCGCGATCAGGAAGGTCATGGTCTCGGAGACGCTGAAGCCGCGCATGAGCAGACCGCGTGCGAACGGCACGTTGCCGCACTCGCACACCGGAACGATCATGCCCAGCAGCGACAGCACCGCCCGCCGCGCCCAGGCGCGACGGGGCATCCACCGCTCCAGGACTCCTGCCGGCAGCCACACCTGGACGAGGATCGAGAGCACGACGCCCAGCGCCACGAACGGCAGCGACTCGATGAGCACGCTGAGCGCGAGCGTCACGCCGTCCTGGAGGCGTGTGGGGACGTCCGCCGGGAGCAGCTGCGGGGCGAAGATGTAGATCGCCGCCATCACGACGATGAGCGCCAGTCCGAGACTGAGCGCCACGGACGTACGCGAGCCGGTCGAGCGCCGCGGGGGCGCCGACCTCGCGCGCTCGGTGCGACTAGTCGTCACGCTCATTCGCCCGGGCGGCGGTGCACGCACCGCAGAGCCCGAAGATGTCGACGACGTGCTCGGCCGAGGTGAAGCCGTGGCTCGCGGCCGTGCGCTGAGCCCACTCCTCGACCTCCGAGGCCTCGATCTCGACGGTGAGACCGCACTGCCGGCAGATGAGGTGATGGTGATGGCCGCTCGTTACGCAGGCGCGATAGAGGTTCTCGCCCTCGGGGCTCTGCAGCGAGTCGGCGTCGCCGCCGGCGGCCAGCCCGGCGAGTGCGCGGTAGACGGTGGCCAGGCCGATGCCGGTGTTGTCGTCGCGCAGCCGCGCGTGCAGCGTCTGGGCGCTGACGAAACCCTGCGCGTCGGAGAGGGCTTCGCGGACGCGCTCGCGCTGCCAGGTGTTGCGCTGAGCCATGCCCGAATCCTACCCGCGCACCCTGGCAGCGGGCCGGGCGCTCTTCTCAGGCGGCACGCGTCACACGGTCGCGACGTGCTCCGATCGCGCGGCAGACGATGTAGATGACGAAGGAGATGGTCGTGATGTACGGGCTCACCGGCAGGGTGCCGGCCACGGCGAGCAGGATGCCGCCGACGGCGGAGACGACACCGAACAGGGCCGCCCACAGCGGCACCGCGAGCGGGCCGGTCGAGATCCGCATCGCGGCCGCCGCCGGGGTCACGAGCAACGCGAGCACGAGCAGGGCGCCGATGATGTGCACGGCGACGGCGACGATGAGCCCGAGCAGCAGCATGAACGCGAGCGAGACCGCCCTCGTGGGCACGCCGCGAGCGGCGGCCGACTGGGGATCCAGCGAGTCGAAGCGCAGCGGGCGCCAGATGAGCAGCAGGCCCACCAGCACCACGGCGGCGATCGCGATGAGCACGCCGAGCTGCCCCGTCTGAACGGAGACGATCTGGCCCGTCAGCAGGCTGAACCGGTTGGCGCTTCGCCCGTTGTACAGCGAGAGGAAGAGGATGCCGAGGCCGAGACCGAAGGGCATCAACACGCCGATGATCGAGTTCCGGTCGCGCGCGCGGGAGCCGAGCCAGCCGATGAGCGCGGCGGCGATCATCGAGCCGACGATGGATCCCGTCACGACGTCGAAGCCGAGCAGGAGGGCGGCAGCGGCGCCGGCGAACGAGAGCTCACTGATGCCGTGCACCGCGAAGGCCATGTCGCGCTGCATCACGAACACGCCGACGAGACCGCCGACGATGCCGAGGACGGCGCCCGCCCACACCGAGTTCTGTACGAGCTCGAGGATCTGGCCGTACTGGTGCCACGCCTCCGAACAGCGCGTCGCCGACGTCGCTCCAGTTCATGCGTGGTCCTCGTGGTCGTGATGGTGATGGTGCGACTGCTCCGCATCCGGTGCTCCGACGACGACGAGGCGTCCGCCCGCGCGCAGCACGTGCACGGGCGCGCCGTAGAGGTCGCTGAGCACGGCGGAGTCGAGCACCTGATCGGGGGTGCCGAGCATGAAGGTGCCGCCGGCGATGTAGAGGATGCGATCGACCGTGTCGAGGACCGGGTTGATGTCGTGGGTCACCAGCAGGACGCCGGCCTGGCGCTCGCGGCGATGCCGGTCGATCAGCGACACGACGGCCTGCTGGTTCGCGAGGTCGAGACTCGTCAGCGGCTCGTCGCACAGCAGCAGGCGCGGATCGTCGGCGAGCGCCTGTCCGACGCGGAGCCGCTGCTGCTCCCCGCCAGAGAGAAGTCCGACAGGACGGTCGGCGAAGGCTTCAGCACCCACGGCGGTGAGGAGCTCGTCGACGCGCGCCCGGTCACGTCGGCGGGAGATCGGCAGGCCGAAGCGGTGGCCGTCCACGCCGAGGGCGACGACGTCGCGCCCGCGCATCGAGGTGTCGCGCGGCAGCGGGCGCTGCTGGGGGATGTAACCGATGCGCCGGTTCCCCGCACGGGTGACCGGCGCCCCGAGAGCGGTGATCGTTCCCTCGCTGAGCCTGTCGAGGCCGAGGATGGCCCGCAACAGCGTCGTCTTGCCCGCGCCGCTGGGGCCCAGAACCGCCACCAGCTCGCCGGGTGCGACGGTCAGATCCAGCCCGCGCCACAAGTCGCGTCCGCCGCGCCGAAGCGCAGCGGACGCGATGACGAGCGGGTCGCGCTCGGGCGTCACTTGGCGAGGGCTCCGGCGAGGTCCTCGATGTTCTTCTGCATCCACTGGATGTAAGTCTGGTCGTCGGGGCGCGTTTCCGTGAACTCGAGCACCGGAACACCCGCGGTGCCCGCCGCGTCGATGATCTGCATCGTCTCGGCGCCACCCGCCTGCGCGTTGGCGATCACGACCTTGACCTCTCCCGACTTGACCTCGTCGAGAGCCTCGAGCAGAACGGCCGCCGGAACGTCCTGGCCTTCTTCGACGGCCTCGCTGAACTCGTCCGGCGTGGCGTTCTCGAGTCCGGCAGCGGCGATCAGGTAGCCCGGCACCGGCTCGGTCACGAAGACCTCGGCACCGCCGTGGGCAGCCTTGATGTCGTCGAGGGACTTCTCGAGACCGGCGACCTGTGCGAGGAAAGCTGTCGAGTTCGCCTGGAAGGTGTCCGCCTTGTCGGGAACGAGACGCGAGAGCTCCTCGGTGATGGCCTCGGTCACGTGCTCGATCGTGTGCGGGTCGTACCAGACGTGCTCGTTGAAGCCCTCGATGTGGTCGTGGTCGTGCTCCAGCTCGGAGTGCGGGCTCGCCTCGAGCTCCTCCGTGT contains the following coding sequences:
- a CDS encoding metal ABC transporter solute-binding protein, Zn/Mn family, which produces MPLKTRLLLVPAFVAGAALTLAGCASATADPSQSSASDGAITIVTSTNVYSQIAEEIAGDAATITPVISSAAQDPHDYEATAADQLTVQKADLIIQNGGGYDAFMDSLIDASKSEAPVIVAAEYSDSWQGTEATEHDTEELEASPHSELEHDHDHIEGFNEHVWYDPHTIEHVTEAITEELSRLVPDKADTFQANSTAFLAQVAGLEKSLDDIKAAHGGAEVFVTEPVPGYLIAAAGLENATPDEFSEAVEEGQDVPAAVLLEALDEVKSGEVKVVIANAQAGGAETMQIIDAAGTAGVPVLEFTETRPDDQTYIQWMQKNIEDLAGALAK
- a CDS encoding permease, coding for MSVTTSRTERARSAPPRRSTGSRTSVALSLGLALIVVMAAIYIFAPQLLPADVPTRLQDGVTLALSVLIESLPFVALGVVLSILVQVWLPAGVLERWMPRRAWARRAVLSLLGMIVPVCECGNVPFARGLLMRGFSVSETMTFLIAAPIVNPIVIITTHQAFGFSDGILIARLLGGYAVANLIGWLYSRHPSPDALLTDRFRATCEVVVHERGGRGRRSLAQFLVELRAVMPALVIGSALAGAVQVLVPRNALLAIGSNPVLSIVAMMMLAIVVSICSNIDAFFALSFASTFTPGSLVAFLVTGPLVDVKMIALLRTTFSTRALVGIVTTVLLFAFALGAVVNLLA
- a CDS encoding metal ABC transporter ATP-binding protein, which codes for MTPERDPLVIASAALRRGGRDLWRGLDLTVAPGELVAVLGPSGAGKTTLLRAILGLDRLSEGTITALGAPVTRAGNRRIGYIPQQRPLPRDTSMRGRDVVALGVDGHRFGLPISRRRDRARVDELLTAVGAEAFADRPVGLLSGGEQQRLRVGQALADDPRLLLCDEPLTSLDLANQQAVVSLIDRHRRERQAGVLLVTHDINPVLDTVDRILYIAGGTFMLGTPDQVLDSAVLSDLYGAPVHVLRAGGRLVVVGAPDAEQSHHHHHDHEDHA
- a CDS encoding TIGR03943 family protein → MRSVLTRWLGAGLAAALAVITLVLAVTGRIGLYINPDGAWFAIGMAVVVLVGTALSFVLPLGAEDDHGHDHGDAPDEEHPHHGHERRVSAGAVAAVAGGVLASGVVVTMLALPPASLSAELAASRDVGAPPLFAGSDVVSLASTGDTSKFGVGDWAAVFATATNPDAFEGDAVTLTGFVSGDTDGGFDLSRLVITHCVIDAQPARLAISADAAAPSTGQWVTVSGTVRATGSGQLAIVAEQVTPIDEPSDPYEY
- a CDS encoding Fur family transcriptional regulator — encoded protein: MAQRNTWQRERVREALSDAQGFVSAQTLHARLRDDNTGIGLATVYRALAGLAAGGDADSLQSPEGENLYRACVTSGHHHHLICRQCGLTVEIEASEVEEWAQRTAASHGFTSAEHVVDIFGLCGACTAARANERDD